The Syngnathoides biaculeatus isolate LvHL_M chromosome 20, ASM1980259v1, whole genome shotgun sequence nucleotide sequence CCAAGTACTGACAACGATGACGTCATTGAATGCCCCCCCAACATGACCTGTCTCGGTTCGCTGATCGTCTCAGCCTGATTTCAAATTGACGACGAATGATCGTGTGACGGTGCCTTGGTTTTACTGATTGATTATTGATTATgatgaatacaaagaaatcacaGGCGTGTCCTCGCTTCATTTCGCCTTCAGCAAATTCACACaattccaaacatttattgcaTTATTTCAAGATGCTTTATTGCGCCCAAGATTTTTCAACTCCTGGTCTGACGGGGTCGGGGGTCTGCgacacaacaaaataaaataacatttaacgAAATAAACTGTGTAACATTGCATTGGAATGCTCATAGAGAGCCAgctgaaaaaaagtattgaacacctgaaaaattcACCAGATATTGGGAGCAACACAAGTAAGGCTCAGATATTTAGATGTTTGTAaatatgtgaaataaaaaatatgattataCATGTGGAACATTGAAGTGGTATTTCCTTCATATTTCTActacaaggttttttttttccccaaaacaacaacacaacaaaataaGCGAAAATCGtgtcgggtaaaaaaaaaacaaaaaacaaaaaggcactTTGTGTCCGCTAGAGGGCGACGCGTATCAGTGGGTGCTGTTTTCATTCAGCCAATCAGCACACAGCAACAAATGTCGGGCCGCTCGTCCAATCAGCGGCGTTGTTGTTGCGGCACGCAGTCTGTTGATTTCGGGAAGGTGACTTCGGCGACTTTCggctttatttttgtactttgtctCGCATATGCTGTGAAACAACCATCGTCCGTCGTCATGTCTTCTATCGGGAGGGTTTTGGGCGTCCTCCGGGATGGCAGTCAGCTCATTAAACGTGGTCCGCAGAGGATAATGATGAGAAAGTAAGCGCGCCGCTAGCCTCGGGTGCTATCATGCTAACATAGTCGTCCAAAAGCAACTAAATCGCGCGATAATGTGTTGAATCTCGTTGACCTGTGAATGGAATTCCAGTATTTTGGTCTTGATTGTGCTTCGTTGTAGGGCAAGCGGCGGGCCGCACATTGAACCGCAGTACAGGCAATATCCTCAGCTCACCAAGAAACAGAAGTTCGAGTCGGAGTTTATTAGCGGCGCTATGTGGTTCTGGATCCTCTGGCACTTGTGGCACGACTCCGATGCGGTGCTGGTAAGGAAGGCTTCGGTCGTCACcaaggacgacgacgacgagacgGGCATTGTGATGTGCGTTTGTTCCTGTTTTAGGGTCATTTCCCTTGGCCGGACGCCTCCCAGTGGACAGACGAGGAACTTGGAATTCCAGCAGACGACGAGGAATAAAGGTTTGACACATGTCAAatttcattcatattcataACTCTTACCTTGTTTTGCTTCTTTGCAGGAGAGCACCAGTGACGTCACATCCAAAACAATCCTTGAAAATCCTCATTGTACATACAATAAATAATCCTCTATAAATGAATAGTTGTGATGAGCCTTCTCACtttatttacacttttttttttgaaaagcagaaacaaaaaaaaaaaaaaatcataaacagTGTCTCAGCTTGCCAGTGTTTGTATCTCAATTGGTTGTACAGAATGTAAGCAATTCGGGAACCAAAACACGTGAACACAAGATGCCCGagaagaaagggggggggacaGAAAAGGAACAGAACAGAACCGGCCCGCAAAACGGTGACAAAAACGGCGGACGCCGGCGAACGTGAACAACGGAACGTCCGCACGTCAACCTGAGCGGAGCTTAAAGCTACTTGGCGTTTGCCTCCAATAACACTGAGCCGTGTtccgagagggggggggggccaaaaagtaaaaatgacggTGATGAGAtcgtccccccccctcctcccccgtaTGCGctggtgctttttttctttttttttttttccaaggttcGTTCCCTGAGAGAGTCGACAACTGTGAAGATTTCCAGCTCCTCCCGGCGCCACATTGGCTCAGAATACTCGTTGGcgcgagggggaaaaaagaaagaaaaataaacaaacctgTTCTTGTCGCACACGGCccgggtggggggttgggggggggggagacaatgCAACAACCCCCAAATAATGGCTACAGGGACAAAAATGGATCATTTGTAAATCAGCTGCTACATGACAAGATGACGAGAACACCCAACGCAAACACGCCACATGtacagaaaaagagaaaagaaaagaaaaacctccaaaatataataaaactgCATCTCTTCattaataaatacatgaaaaaaaaatcacacatacaAGAAGAAATAAATTAAGCAAAGTATCCatgagcttgtttttttttttttttttttaaagtttcctATTTAAACCAaccggagggggggggcagcaatCAGCTTGTAgaaaagagtggaaaaaaaaggggggggctgccctccctccctccctccatccatccatctcgcGTTGTTTATTGCTGGTGAATCTTCAAAATGTTGAGCACCGTTTTTGAAATCTGCTGCccaaaattggggaaaaaaaaggatcaaacttaaaaaaaaaaaaatccaacttggCGTCAAAAGTTGTTTGGTAAACCTCGTcgacctttctttttttttttttttttttaatgcccgcGCGATCGCTCCCGTCCTCGTCCTGCGTTTTGTTTTGCGGTTAGTGTGCTCGTAGTGGTGCTTGACCGAGTGTTGTTTCCTTTGTCCTCCTtgccgtcaaaaaaaaaaataataataataaataaatcaaaggtGTCAAAATATTGTCCATAAGAAgaatcttttgtttgtttttgttttcagacaaAAACGCGACTGTGTCTGTTGATTTTCAAAATCTTGCCCAGTCTCTGCTTGGCCGTGGCCATTCCTTTTTTGGGCCGCTTGCCTGAGAACAAAGAAATCATCGAGTCAGAAAATCTTTGCGATGTTCGATTCCCACAAGCGCTTTTAGAGTCGACGCCTCGcttctcgaacgtctccgttttCATACGaaaatttgaacatttctttTGCTTCTGTTGTCGAACGAAAAGCCGCCgtaaaaacccggaaataacccgaaaacatttgatttagttgttgaagcatttctgtatttttgttctgtttgttaactcgagttaacaaatgtttttgtgtcactttttgtaaaaattaaaaatgtttttttttcccctcattattgctccTTTAAAATTTTTCTGGACTTTTGTtaaccccaaaaatgttttacaaggctgggggcaaGTCGCTAAAGATACGGCAACACACTCGCAGCCTAGCCTACTACTaaaccatacattttaagcaaaaaataaatatatttcttcaattattgtataatataaaatatttaaacgaTACACGTATTCCTACTATGCTGTTTATTCAcaggaagagcaaaaaaaaaaaatgctttaaaaagccaaattttgtttttaggcttggaacgcattatttctttttccattcactgtaatggaaaacatcgatttggtttttgaacaaatcacttctctggaacagattgtgatcgagaaccgaggcatcactgtactttgTTTTATTCCTGTTCCAACAGATGCACATTTCAGTTTGCTCGTATCTGGGGTTTCGCACTTAAAAGTGCACAAAACTAGCAAAAGTTTGTTCTCTGCTTTTAATGCAATATTTTGGCGtttgaaaatcaattttattttagttttaattgtCTTCAACTGTTTTTACAATCTACGCTGCGATCAATTggtattaaatgtatttaaattatgTGGGGCTGAGGACGGAGCCCCGCCCGGAGTCGCATTAACTGGCCGacgtagtactttttttttcccccgaaatGAAGCGCCTCAGTTCACTTGgggaacaacaaaaaataaggaCAAAACTGCCGTCAAACCTTTTGTGGCTTGATTGCTGACGGGCGGGGGGTTGGGGGCGTGCCTCTTGGAAGGGTGCAGGGGCGG carries:
- the ndufb2 gene encoding NADH dehydrogenase [ubiquinone] 1 beta subcomplex subunit 2, mitochondrial → MWNIEVVFPSYFYYKVFFFPKTTTQQNKRKSCRVKKKQKTKRHFVSARGRRVSVGAVFIQPISTQQQMSGRSSNQRRCCCGTQSVDFGKVTSATFGFIFVLCLAYAVKQPSSVVMSSIGRVLGVLRDGSQLIKRGPQRIMMRKASGGPHIEPQYRQYPQLTKKQKFESEFISGAMWFWILWHLWHDSDAVLGHFPWPDASQWTDEELGIPADDEE